The genome window TGCTCGACAGCACAATTCACGAAGCTGAGGATCGACGTTTTATGATATTTGCTagtaaaaaacaatatttgacGGATTACTGTGCATCTGTAatgtataattttgaaaaggtATTGAAGAAAGATGATAAAATATATGAATTATGTGAAAACACCATAAAGCGCCTGGACAGCCTACAAATCGGGGAAGAAGATATAATTGAAGAGTTAACTaataagatttaaaaaaaatgtgacccgattgcaaaaaaatatgaattcaAATATATGGAcgatttataaatatgtagtatgaaattgtaaataaattcattaataattaattaaagcaacacattttttatcttCGTGTTTCTTCTCGGAccttaaaataattcaaattaaactgaTATATTGAATGGAAATTGACCCAGTTCGATTTCGGGTTTTTCGGGTTGCATAatctgaaatttaaaaattaaaataaaacggtGTTATGCAATTATAATAACTCCAAACTGAAAATTGTCGACATGAATGTTTACGTAACATTCAATCGTTGAACAGTTTCGTCTTTAACATTTCGTGATTTTAAAATTCCCTCTGCCGAATGAAAAATATTGCATTTTACGCATGCTTTATAACGTCGTCTGCGCTGATCGtaataacaagtcgtgccaATCGCTCAAAACTCTGCGTccggaaaaaagtcaaaatatcgGTAGATGTCACCACCTCGCGCGTTATGGGAAACTGTAATAGTATTACAGAAATTAcagaaggaaaaatttattcaaattgtcaaaatttaaatgtctagctgtttctagcgaatacaaattgatatcacaaaatgatttgcattattgtcattgaagttcttattgtatttgttattttgacaatcaatgacAATTGATACTTATTCGAGTTTCAAACCCTTTTTATGTCTAGCTGTTTCTCGCgaacacaaattaatattacaaaatgatttgcaccgattatgattgaagttcttattgtatttattgttattttgataATCAATGACGAATTAATGGTTGACATTTATTCTAGTTGTAAACCTTCCGTAGTTATTACAGTTTCCATTCATTCGCGATCCAACTGATCCAAGTGCCTCTGGTGGCCATTTCACATCGAAtggcacgacttgttattaTCGGCGCGGACGACGCTTTATAAATTTAACTCTCCCAATAATATAGCACGAACGCATCGATGCTCGCACGTTCTTTATCTGACTTGTTGAAATGAAGTTGCATGTGAATTTCTGATTTTGATGATTTGAGTGATTTGATCGGAGGGATCATGTATGTAGATCCCGAAGAAGAAAAACGGAACACCATCTATGGCGGTGCGCGAAATGACAGTTTTGCTCCGCGGCAGTTGAAGAACTCTGTACTGTAACGTGGTTTGCGTCAAGGTGTGCGCATCGTGAAGTGTTGAGGTCAAATTGCCAGCTGTTTTTGAGGTTGTTGGAATCCGAAACGTTTGTCCATTGAACGAAAGAGCTGGTGAGCCTTCGACCAGCTGATGTTTGTTGTGGGGTGGTGCAGTTGATAGGATGATAAAATAGGACTGCATACTTGATAAATTCACGTGATTCTGTAGAAACTTGCGTTAAATTTGATGTACCCAAGTTGTAAAGTGAAGAAAGTCACATAATGAGAAGCGATATTAAGTAAATATATCGGACGCAAATATCCTAAATGTCCGCGATTACTATTGTGTGCGTGACGTAATAAATGGAACAGTGAAAACAAAGGGTTTACCTTAATAAATGTTAATCGTGATTAAAGTGATCTCGATCGTGGAAAGTGCGAAGGAAAAGTGCAAAAATAAGTCTGGCCTCTAATAGTGATTCATCCGGGGACGACGGTGGAGAACCGCCTCGTAAAAAGACCCGAAGAGACACTAACACAGTTGACAGCACCACAATGCAAGCGGCCAGCAACGGATGCGTGCAGAACGGGGCACCCTCCTCGAGTAATGGGGCTTCTGAAAATGGACATGAAGACACTTCCAATGGACCAGCGCTACATTTAACACAGACCAATCAGGACATTGTTAGACTTATCGGACAGTATCTCAAGAACGAAGGCCTAACGTAAGTCAAGTGATCTCCCCCAAAACCCCAACAAAACCATCACACGCTTCTGTGTTAACAATTCTTGTAAGAAGTGCCATCCCCTGATTACCCTCTCTTCCAAATCTGTTcgttttttacattaaaaccCTCacattcacaacaaaatttatttttagtatcCATCAAATTCAGCAAATATGTCGAGTCATCTGTGATTTTTGTCCTAATAAAACGTCCGACATAATGattgttcaaaattttatcttgGGGTTATCCATTGTTGCGTATTCACTGCTGCGTTAAATTTATATCACACGGATTTCCGAAGACAGGACAGTGCTCGTTTCGATACCTCGAAATCCAGCACTGCATCTTGAAAATGACGCAgattatttctatttttgtagagatttaaattaaaatgcgAAAACCAATTTTACTTGAACGTGCGTGTTTTATGGTACGACTACCGTGTAAAAGCGTAGGTACTCTTTCAGTACGTTGTCCACAAGTTTTTGTGCAATTCTGTTGAGTTTAAAATACCCAATGTTCCATTTGTTCCAAAGCAGTTTTAGAAAACGGTAAAAACTATTCTGACGTTCTTATACCCACTACGGTTGGGTTGACTATTGTAATTTAATtgcatattttgcaaaaatttacgGACGAGCCGAATTGTCTCCGAGATCGGCACAGGTAATTTTTGCAAGAGGTGAGTTGTCTCCCAGCAAGAGGCGAATTGTCAACAAACAACCACTCAAATTAGCCTTATGCGGTGATAATCTTCGTATTTCTAAGTGAAGATATTAAGTGTCTATTCCAGATTTAATGCAAGTCTCTTTGTTTcgctaataaataaataaatatttataaatattacatttttgcgagacttatgtacgagtatgtacgAGTAACTTCACTTTTAACGAATGTTAAATTGAACACAGTCAAGAACGTTTATATTTGTTATTTGTATCGACAGATTTAATGGTTTACAACTCCTCTTTCTTATATAGTAATTGACATTTGTACCAACTGAAAAACTGTTCAGGAGGACTTTATTTAACGACTTGGTGTGCTTTCTTTCCAACTTTCTTATCTCTTAtccgaaattaaattagaccTTGGTATCGTATGAGTGCAAGTAATTTCTTTGTATCTCTGCGAAATACATACCTACTTTGTGCTTTTTTTTACTTCTTTCCACCTACTCGTACATTATTGCCAGTTCGGGTGCTTCGATATAATACGTATTCAATAGGATTCGGATCAGAATCTAAGGCTTTCGCATAAAGTCGCAAGTAATGGCCTTGAAGTGCCACTTTTTCTACGTTAAAGCGACGTCGGCATCTGCAGTATGTAGTAGGATGTATATTCCTCCAGGATATTGTCAATGTAATCCTGGTGGGACTGCAGCGAGGTCGGTTCTGTTGTCAACACTGATTTTGCTTCAAACTATTATTAGTCCATCACTAAACCCGTCAACTTTGATTTGGCACTGTAGAGTATCACTCGCTAAAGTTTCTCTATGTACGATAACTATTACAAAGAGTCAAAACGTAATTATCTCTCATGATCACAAATTGTTGTGAATTTCGAGGTGTCGGAATCTGACACAGACATAACGAGAGAGGACGAGAAAGAGGAGATGATCGTTACGTCTGTAAAGCTTTGTTTCGTcttgaaatgtttttcttgtttcaAATTGTTAGGTGTAACATAAagctaattacatttttattatctgttttATTTTCTGACAGATTTACAAGATTTTGCTATTGTTGCATTACATAATTGGAaacatttaatagacgaactgCCAAAGCCATTTTTATCGTCAGTTTTACGATATTCTGATGTAAGGATCTGgcataaataagtaaatataaatttttcattaaccAATGTGGGTAATCaatgattttatttaactGTATCGAGGGCGAGAGATAACAATAAAAAGGAGAATTTGTTCATAAGAAAATCGATTCTAATCAAATGTGAAAAACACATTTCATAAATTACGTTTTTCTGCTTTGGAATCATAAATGAGTATTTGTGAAACTAAAAGTAGTGtcacaaaggaactttttgtgaagctgtttttttttatacgtaTTACGTTGGTATTGCTGTAATAGCAGGCTGGCCGGTGTCCAGCATCtctagcgagctcctgttaacaattaaaacattttaaatttgacataaatttcatAGAAATGCCACCATAACTCATGCCACATAAAAAAGTCCCtagattatttcataattagatttttgagtttttatcaaattaatgcgaccaaaatagaaaaaatagtatgtatacatattacactcgttttacaAGACGCACTGACACTCGTTCTGTTCGTCGTGCCTCAACCAACTCGTGTCAAAATCaagcgtcttataaaactcgtataaaaatatactaattttgcaccaccattaaaaaaagtacttattttttaatcgaaaaattatGTGTGTAATTTAATTATCTACTTGTTATTATTAGAACAACGATCGTTCTTTCAtcaaaaaactgtaaagtttttaccgcacaaaaacattttcactcactctttcgtttcaatttatgattatcccatgagcgtgtcaaattaggggttagaaaaatgtaaaaaaaaatattcgattaaaaaaagaccAATTCGTAAagtgtttattttctattggtgattaaatgTATTACGTgaacttccataacaccctgtatatgtctGATTTACGGAAGATGAAAGGTGTCACGATGAGAAGAGATTTGGTGCGTATATGAATTGTTCGACTTTCACTGGTTTCGTGAAATTTCGGTTTGTCTTCACTTAACAATATTCACACCGCTAATACATTTGTGAAACGTTCTCTTACAGAAGAACTGCTGATTCTTTAATGGCCGAATCAGGTTGTCGTTTGGACCATCCAGCAGCCGCCAAATTTCGCCAACATGTCATGGATGGAGACTGGACAAAGGCCGATCACGATCTACAAGAACTGCATTCATTAATTGGTTCTTCCAGTAGTTTAATGGTAAgcaaaaacacatttttgcaaaagcATAAACCAACACATTTTAGGAAATGAAATTTCTACTGCTCGAACAAAAATACTTGGAATACTTGGAAGACGCCAGAGTCTTAGATGCCTTACACGTTTTACGAAATGAATTGACTCCCTTACAACACAACACCTCAAGGGTACATCAGTTATCGAGTTACATGATGTGTTCAAACACACAAGAACTACACGAACGTACCAACTGGTAATTACCTAGTCACCGCTCgtatgatttatttttcgtgGATTTTAGGGATGGTAAAGGTCTGAAATCTCGGACAATTTTGATGGACAAATTACaaacgtatttacctcccAGTGTGATGTTACCGCCTACCCGTTTGAACACGTTGCTCAATCAGGCTCTCGAATTACAAACTTTACATTGTAGCCATCATAACACGGCACAAACGATCAGTTTAGATAACGCTTCTCTTCTGGTTGATCACTGCTGTGCCAGAGATTCCTTCCCTACCCACACCATCCAAGTAAACgattgttttacttttaaacgCATCAATTAGCAAACGTACCGTTCTAGATTTTAAACGATCACTGCGATGAAGTTTGGTTCTGTCAGTTTTCACCTGACGGTACCAAACTTGCCACGGGTTCGAAAGACACCAACGTCATCATATGGGACGTTAATCCTGAAACGTGCACACTTTCGCTGAAGAAGATTCTAGAAGGACACAATTACGGTAAACCTGTACAGTTTAGACGCTTGCACTGTTACTAATTCTCTAATCTAAATCAAATTAGACGGAATAGTTTTACTTAACTTTTTTTAGGAGCGTCGTATATATCCTGGAATCCAGATTCGGTGCACTTGATCGCTTGTGGTCCGGAAGAAAGTCCGGAAGTGTGGTTGTGGAATATCGAAACCgagaaatttttgaaagtttccCAATCTCCAGAAGATGCCCTCGCTTGTTGCGCCTGGCACAAAGACGGCACCAAATTTGTGGTAGGAAAATATGCTTGACTGCCACAATGGATGTTACGTTTGTTTTCGAAGGTGGGCGGAATCAGGGGCCACTTTTACCAGTGCGACATGGAGGGTAACGTGATGGATTCCTGGGAAGGTGTTCGAGTGAACGGTCTGTGGTGCAGAAAAGACGGTAAAACTGTTATCGCTTCTGACACACACCACCGCATTCGGGGCTATATTTTCGAAGAACTTTCCGATCATCAAATGTGCGTATTCAATTATGCGTGTACGTAAATATTGGATATGTTTTTGATGTAGATTACAAGAAGATCACGCTATAATGTCATTTACCGTCGACAAAAACGACAAGCTCGCTTTGTTGAACGTTGCCACACAAGGTGTTCACTTATGGGACTTAAACGATAAATGTTTAGTTAGAAGATATCAAGGAGTTACTCAGGGCCATTTTACAATACATTCTACTTTCGGGGGAGCCAATCAAGATTTTATTGCCAGTGGAAGTGAAGACAATCAGGTGTTGATTAgattgttttaattaagtaaCATTTATTCATGTGTGATTCGTTATGTTGGAAAAGTTTGCTAATCGAATTAATTTGTTTGCGACAGGTGTACATCTGGCACATCAGAAATGAACAACCAATTGCCACACTGACAGGTCACACAAGAACAGTTAATTGTGTCGCCTGGAATCCCGTTTACCCCCAAATGCTCGTTTCAGTGTCTGATGATTGTACAGTCAGAGTGTGGGGGCCAAAGGACAAGGTGCCTAAGCCATCAGGTAAACATTCTTAGATGCtccaataaaagaaaaaactttgATGCGATATATTAAGTAATGTGATAAGGGTGTATGATATGTATCAGATACTTTAAACGTAACGTTTTCTTGATCTTGTTGATTTCATTTAAGAATCGTGCttactgatttttttaaattgtcgtTTCTGATATTTTTCCAGTGTCTTCATCGAGTAGTGATTCTAGTAATAACAGCACGTGGAACGAGATGATTTCATAGTATAAGTGACGAAAAAGACTGAAACGAGAACGAATCATCTCATTTAACTTTAATTTATTGGCTATTTAAAGTGATAAGGTTAAACAGTAGGTTTCAAAATTGTATCTGGAATTGTACTCCACTGAATTTAACTTAAGGCAGAGAagcttttttttacaaaaaaaatattaatgatgTTATGATATAATGATTATTGATAGACGATTATTTAAATAGTAAGTTTAATTATATAATAAAACTAATGTATCTTATCCAAAGTaagttttttatatggagtaatttataaacaattaatttttttgaatatggCATAATTAAATTCAACAGAGGAGCTTTCGCCTTTTTGTTTTTCGAGTGTTCATCAAAATAAGAGTAAAGTTGGAAGTGCTGGAAGAATTGAAGACGGTGAATGAAGAAAAAACCGATTCAGTTGACGAACTTTCGTCTTAAAACCATCCCAGTGTCTATTGTTTCTCTTTAAGGAGTTAGGtttaagaagttttcactACTGGTTTGTTCGCTCACTGGAATAAGCTTGTCccgaaatatttatttttattgatttgatGTATGAAGGAAATTGTtaactaaaatattttatagttCAAAGATTGTAACAGTTTATGTTTGTACAGGTACAATAACACTTTTAgtaaagacattttttattcgCATTCTCTCTGATTATGTGACAGCCAAAGCACAAGAGAATTAAAATGTGTGTACAATTTTGCAAGCTATTACGATGGGATTTCACTGATAAGCGATGTCTTTCTactatttgtatttttcaaacattgataaacaataaatttcaaatgattatTTACCAAGTGTTACGATCAATTTCGGTATTTTCATCACTGATGTGGATAAGGAGAGTTTAATGAATTTAAGCAATTGGAGAGTGACATTTAACTAGAAACACGCAGAAATGTCTTTTCTTTTGTaacaacattattttttatctcaGGTAACGTACAAATTACAGAAAGAATGTAAGCCACCATTTTCTGCATTAGAAACCTGTGCAATGCGAGTGGCTATTGCTTCAGCGTGAAAAAATTTAGTGCAATTGGTCATATTTCTAAAATAGTTGCTCTGATTATCACCAAAATGAATACTTTGAGTCAAGTAATCACTGCGATCAAACGTTTTGCAAAGAGAAacattcaaatatttattgcaatatTTATcgtgaatgaaaaaaaattcacaaatcgATCTTTACCGTTTTGAGAATATGTAAAACAACTTTA of Tenebrio molitor chromosome 6, icTenMoli1.1, whole genome shotgun sequence contains these proteins:
- the LOC138134196 gene encoding WD repeat-containing protein 26 isoform X1, with amino-acid sequence MQAASNGCVQNGAPSSSNGASENGHEDTSNGPALHLTQTNQDIVRLIGQYLKNEGLTRTADSLMAESGCRLDHPAAAKFRQHVMDGDWTKADHDLQELHSLIGSSSSLMEMKFLLLEQKYLEYLEDARVLDALHVLRNELTPLQHNTSRVHQLSSYMMCSNTQELHERTNWDGKGLKSRTILMDKLQTYLPPSVMLPPTRLNTLLNQALELQTLHCSHHNTAQTISLDNASLLVDHCCARDSFPTHTIQILNDHCDEVWFCQFSPDGTKLATGSKDTNVIIWDVNPETCTLSLKKILEGHNYGASYISWNPDSVHLIACGPEESPEVWLWNIETEKFLKVSQSPEDALACCAWHKDGTKFVVGGIRGHFYQCDMEGNVMDSWEGVRVNGLWCRKDGKTVIASDTHHRIRGYIFEELSDHQILQEDHAIMSFTVDKNDKLALLNVATQGVHLWDLNDKCLVRRYQGVTQGHFTIHSTFGGANQDFIASGSEDNQVYIWHIRNEQPIATLTGHTRTVNCVAWNPVYPQMLVSVSDDCTVRVWGPKDKVPKPSEELSPFCFSSVHQNKSKVGSAGRIEDGE
- the LOC138134196 gene encoding WD repeat-containing protein 26 isoform X2 is translated as MQAASNGCVQNGAPSSSNGASENGHEDTSNGPALHLTQTNQDIVRLIGQYLKNEGLTRTADSLMAESGCRLDHPAAAKFRQHVMDGDWTKADHDLQELHSLIGSSSSLMEMKFLLLEQKYLEYLEDARVLDALHVLRNELTPLQHNTSRVHQLSSYMMCSNTQELHERTNWDGKGLKSRTILMDKLQTYLPPSVMLPPTRLNTLLNQALELQTLHCSHHNTAQTISLDNASLLVDHCCARDSFPTHTIQILNDHCDEVWFCQFSPDGTKLATGSKDTNVIIWDVNPETCTLSLKKILEGHNYGASYISWNPDSVHLIACGPEESPEVWLWNIETEKFLKVSQSPEDALACCAWHKDGTKFVVGGIRGHFYQCDMEGNVMDSWEGVRVNGLWCRKDGKTVIASDTHHRIRGYIFEELSDHQILQEDHAIMSFTVDKNDKLALLNVATQGVHLWDLNDKCLVRRYQGVTQGHFTIHSTFGGANQDFIASGSEDNQVYIWHIRNEQPIATLTGHTRTVNCVAWNPVYPQMLVSVSDDCTVRVWGPKDKVPKPSVSSSSSDSSNNSTWNEMIS